A window from Drosophila subobscura isolate 14011-0131.10 chromosome O, UCBerk_Dsub_1.0, whole genome shotgun sequence encodes these proteins:
- the LOC117896466 gene encoding serine protease 3, with protein sequence MTLLALLLAALVASALAHDAVHPKDLPLEQRNIEGRITNGYEATEGKVPYIVGISLNSNGRWWWCGGSIIGNTWVLTAAHCTSDADEASLYYGATNYEQAAFRHTVSSAAFIRYPDYRGLDHDISLIRTPHVDFYNLVNKVELPRLDERYNSFDSYLALASGWGAIYDGSNVVEDLRCVDVEVIPLSQCQAYYGTETASENVICVDTPDGKSTCQGDSGGPLVTHDGAKLIGVTSFVSIYGCQSGAPAGFTRVTQYLEWIKEETGIFY encoded by the exons ATGACTTTACTCGCACTCTTATTGGCAGCTCTTGTGGCCTCTGCCCTGGCCCATGACGCTGTGCACCCAAAGGATCTGCCGTTGGAACAGCGAAATATAGAGGGACGCATTACCAATGGCTATGAAGCGACAGAGGGAAAGGTACCCTATATAGTGGGCATCAGCTTGAACAGCAACGgaaggtggtggtggtgcggtgGCTCGATCATTGGCAACACTTGGGTCCTAACAGCTGCTCATTGCACCAGCGA TGCCGATGAGGCTTCCCTCTACTATGGAGCCACGAACTATGAGCAGGCGGCCTTCCGGCACACTGTCAGCAGTGCCGCTTTCATTCGATATCCCGATTATCGTGGGCTCGATCATGACATATCCCTCATCAGAACACCTCATGTGGACTTTTATAACCTGGTGAACAAGGTGGAGCTTCCCAGGCTGGATGAGCGCTACAACTCATTCGACAGCTACTTGGCCCTGGCCTCTGGCTGGGGTGCCATCTATGATGGCAGCAATGTGGTGGAGGATCTACGCTGCGTGGACGTGGAAGTCATCCCCCTATCGCAGTGCCAGGCTTACTACGGCACCGAAACTGCCTCCGAGAATGTCATTTGCGTGGATACTCCCGATGGAAAGTCAACCTGCCAGGGCGATTCTGGCGGCCCTCTGGTCACTCATGACGGTGCAAAGCTGATCGGCGTGACTTCCTTCGTTTCCATTTATGGCTGCCAGTCGGGTGCTCCAGCTGGTTTCACTCGTGTCACCCAATACCTCGAGTGGATCAAGGAGGAGACGGGAATATTTTACTAA
- the LOC117898612 gene encoding translation initiation factor eIF-2B subunit alpha has translation MPQITETGKEFDVVKYFLQLLDKDKDMSYGIAAIRTLLMILEKKQFGTIHILHTTMREAVAAMRNTDLSIAAIVSAGELFCRFITLSLDDKHMEECRLIMINRGKIFLDKLDNSRQVIAKQAQRFISDGCRILTHSRSRVVLKALITASQNKKSFHVFVTQGGTGNSGEEMIRDLNAAGIDCTLILDSATGYVMESVDFVMVGAEAVVESGGIINRIGSYTMGLCAREMKKPFYVLAESFKFTRLYPLNQRDLPNEYKYSRKHLSDVSKVHPLVDYTPPVYITLLFTDLGILTPSAVSDELIKLYM, from the exons atgccacaaattacGGAAACCGGCAAGGAATTTG ATGTGGTCAAGTacttcctgcagctgctggacaaggacaaggataTGTCGTACGGCATAGCGGCCATAAGAACGCTGCTGATGATACTGGAGAAGAAACAAT TTGGCACCATTCACATTCTGCACACGACCATGagggaggcggtggcggccaTGCGGAATACGGATCTGTCCATAGCAGCCATCGTGTCGGCCGGCGAGCTGTTCTGCCGGTTCATAACGCTCAGTCTGGACGATAAGCACATGGAAGAGTGTCGCCTGATTATGATCAACCGTGGCAAAATCTTTCTGGACAAACTGGACAACTCCCGACAG GTGATTGCAAAGCAGGCGCAACGTTTTATTAGCGACGGCTGCCGCATATTGACGCACTCCAGGTCCCGTGTTGTGCTCAAGGCTCTGATTACAGCCTCGCAGAACAAAAAGTCCTTCCACGTGTTTGTAACGCAGGGCGGCACAGGCAACTCCGG GGAGGAGATGATCCGCGACTTGAATGCGGCTGGCATCGACTGCACTTTAATACTGGACTCGGCAACGGGCTATGTCATGGAATCGGTTGACTTTGTGATGGTGGGCGCCGAGGCAGTGGTTGAGAGTGGCGGCATTATAAACCGCATTGGCAGCTACACAATGGGTCTGTGTGCGCGCGAGATGAAAAAGCCATTCTACGTGCTCGCGGAGAGCTTCAAATTTACGCGTCTTTATCCATTGAATCAGCGCGATCTGCCCAATGAGTACAAG TACTCGCGCAAGCATCTGAGCGATGTGTCCAAGGTGCACCCACTGGTGGACTACACACCGCCGGTGTACATTACGCTGCTCTTCACGGATCTGGGCATACTGACGCCCTCGGCCGTGAGCGATGAGTTGATCAAATTGTACAtgtaa
- the LOC117898610 gene encoding conserved oligomeric Golgi complex subunit 7, whose product MDVSALSEANFSPADWINANYKKYTEENGGKDGDATSFIQSYVAKLQLYVQQVNYAVEESSRQVVSSMPRIAKESATLHSDVSQLQEKMSAMRQEVASVQSETGECMATLERLNTLQTKLQAAKESLQESDGWGNLLAELEDGFERNDLKGACEKLIALQKSLLAQEQLPGHAERLTQVEDFKNRLEALASPSVVQCFAESNLEQAQHYVQIFTSIQRLPQLQQYYRAVQKNLWQQQWKQTLELQGTETQPQQQQQFLTLYYDQLLEHCQRQVKWCSSLFSEESTQPFLVIAELLPALQPTRDAHILQLLKTSNERLELLGLFSQVNHSFVLHLNSLLEQSHITLSDELHRQLGEAVFEYFHKFIQQYPRLEETQLSTQVDRLLSTQATPSDAVRHLEESTRKLYEWLKEACERCSAITSDLALCKLITLLNGIFKRQLENFGRIQRQLGLSLGSSSYAAQSENWSLLQYTMSQLQCLADFQVQLHQFEQELHTRMTTLATKLAKQSSRGNITIFQTCDHAARTQLLNSIADYQQKKAEATDSLGIFPQIYAALKFQFTETHDITLNILLQPIETHLAHIRPSAEAHPSTGIDMPSFSFAPQESITQIGQYLLTLPQHLEPLLLAPSALLKQALEVCNVKYTQAIPCADVLLSLVVEQCCILYQAQILQIKSLPASSAKQLSVDIEYLSNVLEELGLSINLQLSQILTLLKAAPDQYLTLSSGCEPRLVTAIRQMRNIISTQ is encoded by the exons atggaCGTGTCTGCCCTTTCGGAAGCAAATTTTAGTCCCGCAGACTGGATAAATGCCAACTACAAAAAGTATACAGAGGAGAATGGTGGTAAAGACGGCGATGCGACGTCTTTTATCCAAAGCTACGTGGCGAAGCTGCAGCTGTATGTGCAGCAGGTGAACTACGCCGTGGAGGAGTCCAGCCGGCAGGTGGTATCGAGCATGCCCCGCATAGCCAAGGAGTCCGCCACGTTGCACAGCGACGTGAgccagctgcaggagaagaTGAGTGCCATGCGGCAGGAGGTGGCCTCGGTGCAAAGTGAGACGGGGGAATGCATGGCCACCCTGGAGCGACTGAACACGCTGCAAACGAAGCTGCAGGCCGCCAAGGAGTCGCTACAGGAGTCGGATGGCTGGGGCAACCTGTTGGCCGAGCTGGAAGACGGATTCGAGCGTAACGATTTGAAG GGTGCTTGCGAGAAGCTGATTGCGCTGCAAAAGTCCCTGCTCGCCCAGGAACAACTGCCAGGCCATGCGGAGCGTCTCACTCAGGTCGAGGACTTCAAGAACCGCCTGGAAGCGCTGGCCTCTCCCAGCGTTGTTCAATGCTTTGCGGAATCCAATTTGGAGCAGGCCCAGCACTATGTGCAGATCTTCACTAGCATTCAGCgtctgccgcagctgcagcaataCTATCGAGCTGTCCAAAAGAacctctggcagcagcagtggaagcaAACGCTGGAGCTGCAAGGCACAGAaacgcagccgcagcagcagcaacaatttctcACACTCTACTACGATCAGCTGCTCGAGCACTGCCAGCGGCAGGTCAAGTGGTGCTCAAGTCTGTTCAGCGAAGAGTCGACGCAGCCCTTCCTGGTTATCGCCGAGCTGTTGCCCGCCCTTCAGCCCACGCGGGATGCCCacattctgcagctgctgaagaCATCCAACGAGCGACTGGAACTGCTGGGATTGTTCTCACAGGTTAACCACAGTTTTGTGCTGCATTTGAACTCGCTGCTGGAGCAGTCGCACATCACACTCTCCGATGAGTTGCACCGGCAGCTGGGCGAGGCGGTGTTTGAGTACTTTCACAAATTCATACAGCAATATCCACGCTTGGAGGAGACGCAGCTGTCTACCCAGGTGGATCGCCTGCTGTCGACTCAGGCGACGCCCAGCGATGCGGTGCGCCATCTGGAGGAGAGCACCCGCAAGCTCTACGAGTGGCTGAAAGAGGCCTGCGAACGCTGCTCTGCCATAACCAGCGATCTGGCACTGTGCAAGCTGATAACCCTGCTGAATGGCATCTTCAAGCGACAGTTGGAGAACTTCGGTCGCATCCAGCGGCAGCTTGGCCTCAGCCTGGGCTCCAGCAGCTACGCAGCGCAGAGTGAAAACTGGTCCTTGCTGCAGTACACAATGTCCCAATTGCAGTGCCTCGCGGACTTCCAGGTGCAGCTGCATCAGTTCGAGCAGGAATTGCACACGCGAATGACCACGCTGGCGACCAAGCTGGCCAAGCAGTCCAGTCGGGGAAACATTACAATCTTCCAGACCTGTGACCATGCGGCACGCACCCAGCTACTGAATTCCATTGCTGATTATCAGCAAAAGAAGGCGGAGGCCACCGACAGCCTGGGCATCTTTCCGCAGATCTACGCCGCTTTGAAGTTCCAATTTACCGAAACTCACGACATAACTCTGAACATACTGCTGCAGCCCATCGAGACGCACCTGGCGCACATTCGTCCATCGGCAGAGGCTCATCCCTCGACGGGCATCGACATGCCATCCTTCAGTTTTGCTCCCCAGGAAAGCATCACGCAGATCGGACAATATCTGCTAACCCTGCCGCAGCATCTAGAGCCACTGCTGCTCGCCCCGTCGGCGCTTCTAAAGCAGGCCTTGGAGGTGTGCAATGTCAAGTACACACAGGCCATACCCTGTGCCGATGTCTTGCTCTCGCTGGTCGTGGAACAGTGCTGCATTTTGTATCAGGCGCAAATACTGCAAATCAAGTCGCTGCCAGCCTCGTCCGCCAAGCAGCTCAGTGTGGACATTGAGTACCTCTCGAATGTGCTCGAGGAGCTCGGACTATCCATAAACCTGCAATTGTCACAGATCCTCACCTTGCTGAAGGCCGCACCAGATCAGTACTTGACCTTAAGCAGCGGCTGTGAGCCACGTCTGGTGACGGCCATTCGGCAAATGCGAAACATTATATCCACACAGTAG
- the LOC117898614 gene encoding uncharacterized protein LOC117898614, with protein MHQVLSYETAVRANSSREYREYVSKRTCASLVLTIAFFMLITGYLLGNFVSERKYHILQLTKSVIKDIDGERSVQMSNADYARLQELQAYQKTKEQILATAQVLNKLQQQDEGDTYLATSLNTEIFNKYISCTQDIPPNTTIPASQFIEQLIDNTVARQRHCMRIIQVVIDNHLANSQL; from the exons ATGCATCAAGTACTCAGCTATGAGACGGCCGTGCGGGCAAACAGCTCCCGCGAATACCGCGAATATGTCTCAAAGCGAACGTGCGCCTCTCTGGTGCTGACAATTGCCTTCTTCATGCTGATAACAG GCTACTTGCTGGGAAATTTTGTGTCCGAGCGAAAGTATCACATACTGCAGCTGACAAAGAGCGTAATCAAGGACATAGATGGCGAGAGATCCGTTCAAATGAGCAACGCGGATTATGCCAGGCTGCAGGAACTACAAGCATATCAAAAGACAAAGGAACAAATATTGGCCACCGCCCAGGTGCTCaacaaactgcagcagcaggacgagggCGACACATACTTGGCCACCTCGTTGAACACGGAAATCTTCAACAAGTACATCAGCTGCACCCAGGATATCCCACCAAACACCACCATACCAGCCAGCCAGTTTATCGAGCAACTGATCGACAACACGGTGGCCAGGCAGCGGCATTGCATGAGGATCATTCAGGTGGTCATCGACAATCATCTGGCCAACAGTCAGCTTTAA
- the LOC117897873 gene encoding serine protease 1-like, translating into MKLFVFLALAVAAASAVPTPQQKHTPVPVKDIEGRITNGYNAYEGKVPYIVGLLFSGNGNWWCGGSIIGNTWVLTAAHCTNGAESVTINYGASFRTQPQYTHWVHRNDIIQHHHYNSGNLHNDISLIRTPHVDFWHLVNKVELPSYNDRYNSYAGHWAVASGWGGTYDGSPLPDWLQCVDVQIMSQGDCSRTWSLHDNMICINTNGGKSTCGGDSGGPLVTHDGNRLVGVTSFGSAAGCQSGAPAVFSRVTGYLDWIRDNTGISY; encoded by the coding sequence ATGAAACTGTTCGTATTCCTGGCATTGGCTGTGGCCGCAGCTAGCGCTGTCCCCACTCCCCAGCAGAAGCACACTCCTGTCCCTGTCAAGGACATTGAGGGCCGTATCACCAACGGCTACAATGCCTACGAGGGCAAGGTCCCCTACATTGTTGGTCTGCTCttcagcggcaacggcaactggtGGTGCGGTGGCTCCATCATTGGCAACACCTGGGTCCTGACCGCTGCTCACTGCACCAACGGAGCTGAGTCTGTCACCATCAACTATGGTGCCAGCTTCCGCACCCAGCCCCAGTACACCCACTGGGTGCACCGCAACGACATCATCCAGCACCACCACTACAACAGTGGCAACCTGCACAACGACATCTCCCTGATCCGCACTCCCCATGTCGATTTCTGGCACTTGGTCAACAAGGTTGAGCTGCCCAGCTACAACGATCGCTACAACAGCTACGCCGGACACTGGGCTGTTGCCTCCGGATGGGGCGGCACCTACGACGGCAGCCCTCTTCCCGACTGGCTCCAGTGCGTCGATGTCCAGATCATGTCTCAGGGCGATTGCAGCCGCACTTGGTCTCTCCACGACAACATGATCTGCATCAACACCAACGGCGGAAAGTCCACCTGCGGAGGAGACTCCGGCGGCCCCCTGGTTACCCATGACGGCAACCGCCTGGTGGGAGTTACATCCTTCGGTTCCGCTGCTGGTTGCCAGTCTGGTGCCCCAGCTGTCTTCAGCCGTGTCACCGGCTACTTGGACTGGATCCGCGACAACACCGGCATCTCCTACTAA
- the LOC117898615 gene encoding uncharacterized protein LOC117898615, giving the protein MSTGSADPWQLKDTTTEQDNKKFSSDCDSFEDNFTAQDQDQEGNEKDFETTKKSNERNFHDPLPDSSKYLEQLERKLAKVQKGSKLLENLQDKRQDCMRSLLSANGVPVTIFAQLLELDTPIDSGRLHRHLLPVQALTVGETVRIVEHDALQQPEEETEVVEH; this is encoded by the exons ATGTCAACGGGCAGTGCCGATCCATGGCAATTGAAAGATACAACAACTGAGCAAGATAACAAGAAATTCTCGAGCGACTGCGACAGTTTTGAGGATAATTTCACAgcccaggaccaggaccaggaagGCAACGAAAAAGACTTTGAAACTACCAAGAAAAGCAATGAAAGGAACTTTCACGACCCATTGCCTGATTCGAGCAAATATTTGGAACAATTAG AGCGGAAGTTGGCCAAGGTGCAAAAGGGCAGCAAATTGTTGGAGAATTTGCAGGACAAGCGGCAGGATTGCATGCGTTCACTCCTGTCGGCCAACGGCGTACCAGTCACAATATTTGCGCAGCTGCTTGAGCTCGACACACCGATCGACAGCGGTCGGCTGCATCGTCACTTGCTTCCAGTCCAAGCCCTGACAGTGGGCGAAACCGTGCGCATAGTGGAACACGACGCTCTGCAGCAgcccgaggaggagactgAAGTGGTTGAACACTAG
- the LOC117898616 gene encoding uncharacterized protein LOC117898616 yields MESTFGNIFLFLTELAWKSRLTMPILVTTAFLVMDIRLQIEINIQSGQFNASDLDDADDVFDDQLGAHDEHDLGEDSGSDSYSDDLEYNSEYSNEDGNNSEASHYSLYMHDPWGSDWEAEEDVDANYPHEMPL; encoded by the exons ATGGAATCTACTTTCGGCAACATCTTCCTTTTTCTCACCGAATTGGCATGGAAAAGTCGCCTGACCATGCCGATTCTGGTTACCACCGCGTTTCTGGTTATGGACATACGCTTGCAGATTGAAATCAACATACAGTCGGGACAATTT AATGCAAGCGATTtggatgatgctgatgatgtttTCGACGACCAACTGGGAGCGCATGATGAACACGACTTGGGCGAGgacagtggcagcgacagctatTCCGACGATCTTGAGTACAACAGCGAGTACTCCAATGAGgatggcaacaacagcgaagCTTCCCACTACAGCCTGTACATGCACGACCCCTGGGGCTCCGACTGGGAGGCCGAAGAAGATGTCGATGCCAATTATCCGCACGAAATGCCACTCTAA
- the LOC117899409 gene encoding mannosyl-oligosaccharide alpha-1,2-mannosidase IA, whose amino-acid sequence MAQRWSMAPLPEHTVHELDVPAMRQKVKEMMLHAWSNYHRYAWGSNELCPLTRRGCRGSVFGTHSFGATIIEALDTLHIMGLKKEYQQSRDWIEANFSMENVSAALPVFELTSRLLGSMLSLYSLTGEILYRNKALQIADKIMPAFDTPTGIPKSIINLKHGHAQSSNDISKFGALHLEFSYLSDITGNQVYRERVQRIRKMLGTMTKPNGLYPNRMNIRTGKWIGSDSSINRFHDSLLKSWLQSGNLDTESEQMYTDAILGIVQNMLTVSPQGDTYISDYANGSQNHRMDQAACFSGALFAFGAAYDQMKHWEKYADIGTSITETCHRSYEQTPTKLAPEVLVFPADAIEAAAPHQRNRYMLSADVLESYLVMWRLTRDKKYRNFGWKLVQAIEKHCRMPHGYTGIRNVYEMPPEPVDSQPSLFLAKTLKCLFLLFSEDDVISLYEWVLNSGGHPLPIQREYEYYRELV is encoded by the coding sequence ATGGCACAGCGCTGGTCCATGGCACCACTTCCTGAGCACACAGTACACGAATTGGATGTGCCTGCAATGCGTCAGAAAGTCAAAGAGATGATGCTGCATGCCTGGAGCAACTACCATCGATATGCTTGGGGCTCGAATGAGCTTTGCCCGTTAACGCGGCGTGGCTGCCGGGGCAGCGTGTTCGGCACCCACAGCTTTGGTGCCACAATTATCGAAGCTTTGGACACCCTGCACATAATGGGCTTAAAGAAGGAGTATCAGCAGAGTCGTGATTGGATCGAGGCAAACTTTTCTATGGAAAATGTTAGCGCTGCGCTTCCTGTCTTCGAGCTAACTTCACGGCTGCTGGGCTCCATGCTATCGTTATACTCATTAACCGGAGAAATTTTGTACAGGAACAAGGCGCTGCAGATTGCTGACAAGATAATGCCAGCTTTCGATACACCCACGGGGATACCCAAGTCCATAATAAACCTCAAGCACGGGCACGCACAATCAAGTAATGACATTTCAAAGTTTGGAGCACTGCACTTGGAGTTTTCGTATCTCAGCGACATCACTGGCAACCAAGTCTACAGAGAGCGAGTGCAGCGAATCCGCAAGATGCTGGGGACCATGACAAAGCCGAATGGATTGTACCCAAATAGGATGAACATAAGAACGGGCAAATGGATAGGCAGTGACTCTTCCATAAATAGATTCCACGACTCTTTGCTAAAGTCGTGGCTGCAGTCGGGAAATCTGGATACAGAATCTGAGCAGATGTACACTGATGCCATTCTGGGCATTGTGCAGAATATGCTGACTGTAAGTCCCCAAGGGGATACCTACATATCGGACTATGCAAACGGCAGTCAAAACCATCGAATGGATCAAGCAGCATGTTTCTCCGGCGCGCTTTTTGCCTTTGGAGCAGCCTATGACCAGATGAAGCACTGGGAAAAGTACGCAGATATCGGCACTAGCATTACAGAAACGTGTCATCGAAGCTACGAACAAACACCCACGAAACTGGCTCCGGAAGTGCTTGTCTTTCCAGCTGATGCAAtcgaggcagcagctccacatcAGAGGAATCGTTATATGCTCTCTGCAGATGTCCTCGAGAGCTATTTGGTCATGTGGCGCCTGACACGTGACAAGAAGTATCGCAACTTTGGCTGGAAGTTGGTGCAGGCAATCGAAAAACATTGCCGCATGCCACACGGATACACCGGCATAAGGAACGTGTACGAGATGCCACCGGAACCGGTCGATTCGCAGCCAAGTTTGTTCTTGGCAAAGACACTCAagtgtttgtttctgttgttctcCGAGGATGATGTGATTTCGTTATACGAATGGGTTCTCAACAGCGGCGGACATCCCTTGCCGATCCAGCGCGAATATGAATATTATCGGGAACTCGTTTGA
- the LOC117897862 gene encoding serine protease 1 — protein sequence MKLFVFLALAVAAASAVPTPQQKHTPVPVKDIEGRITNGYNAYEGKVPYIVGLLFSGNGNWWCGGSIIGNTWVLTAAHCTNGAESVTINYGASFRTQPQYTHWVHRNDIIQHHHYNSGNLHNDISLIRTPHVDFWHLVNKVELPSYNDRYNSYAGQWAVASGWGGTYDGSPLPDWLQCVDVQIMSQGDCSRTWSLHDNMICINTNGGKSTCGGDSGGPLVTHDGNRLVGVTSFGSAAGCQSGAPAVFSRVTGYLDWIRDNTGISY from the coding sequence ATGAAACTGTTCGTATTCCTGGCATTGGCTGTGGCCGCAGCTAGCGCTGTCCCCACTCCCCAGCAGAAGCACACTCCTGTCCCTGTCAAGGACATTGAGGGCCGTATCACCAACGGGTACAACGCCTACGAAGGCAAGGTCCCCTACATTGTTGGTCTGCTCttcagcggcaacggcaactggtGGTGCGGTGGCTCCATCATTGGCAACACCTGGGTCCTGACCGCTGCTCACTGCACCAACGGAGCTGAGTCTGTCACCATCAACTATGGTGCCAGCTTCCGCACCCAGCCCCAGTACACCCACTGGGTGCACCGCAACGACATCATCCAGCACCACCACTACAACAGTGGCAACCTGCACAACGACATCTCCCTGATCCGCACTCCCCATGTCGATTTCTGGCATCTGGTCAACAAGGTTGAGCTGCCCAGCTACAACGATCGCTACAACAGCTACGCCGGACAATGGGCTGTTGCCTCCGGATGGGGCGGCACCTACGACGGCAGCCCTCTTCCCGACTGGCTCCAGTGCGTCGATGTCCAGATCATGTCTCAGGGCGATTGCAGCCGCACTTGGTCTCTCCACGACAACATGATCTGCATCAACACCAACGGCGGAAAGTCCACCTGCGGAGGAGACTCCGGCGGCCCCCTGGTTACCCATGACGGCAACCGCCTGGTGGGAGTTACATCCTTCGGTTCCGCTGCTGGTTGCCAGTCTGGTGCCCCAGCTGTCTTCAGCCGTGTCACCGGCTACTTGGACTGGATCCGCGACAACACCGGCATCTCCTACTAA